TGCTATAATAAATACCTTGAAAGCTGCTTGCTACTAGAGCCTTGCCACCACTTCTTGGCACATATTGCACACAACTGCTATATCCTGGCTTTTGATTTTGAGCCACTAACTCCCATGTTTTACCTCCATCAGAAGTTCTAATTTTATTGGCTGCATTCAATTCGGGGTGCTTATAGTCCCCACCAATTGCAAAACCATGTAATTCATCATAAAAATCGATCGAGTAAATACCTTGGGTTTCTCCTTCACTAGCAATAACTGTTTTAGTAACCTGCCAGGTTTGGCCGCGATCTTCAGTATAATAAATATTACCATGAGTCGTTCCAAACCACGCCTTATCACCTAAGGTTTTTATATTCGTGTTACTTGCCGCAAAAGCGCCTTCTCCAGCTTCGGTTTCTGGCAATTGTGAACAATCCAGTTTTTTCCAAGTGGTACCACCATCTCTGGTGATAATAACCGAGATACAACCATTCACACTATCTCCAATAGCCATACCTTCTTTGTCGTCCCAAAACGTCATCGCATCATAAAAAACGCCTTCACCTTGTTCTTCATACACCAACACCATACGCCCTTTATCACCCGTTTTATAAAGCAAAGCAGGATTTTCAATACTCAGCATAAAGAAATCCGATGAAGTATGTGCCGTTGCTCTAAAGTTTAGAGTTAAGGTATCGCGCTCTATAATGGAGGTTTGCCACATGCCTGTTTTAAGATCATTCATACCAAAAATCCCATTATTGGCAGCAAAAGCCAAAGTTTTATCTTTTAAAATTTCAAGCGTTCGGATACTAACATCGGCATAACGAAAAATACCCTCAACCTCAACGACGTTTACATTTTTAAGAATTAAATGTTCTTCGACGGTTATTGGTGAAATAGCCAAACTATCGTCGTGTATCACAACAGGCATTTCATCAATAGGTTCTAATGACGATTCGGTTGAAGTATCACGACCTTTTTTACAACTTAACACAAACAATACAAGGAAGAATGGTAAAATATGTTTCATCTAAAAATTTTTTATAAAAATAGGAATCTAGGCCAACTAACTAAAGCCATTTACTTAATAAAATAGTTAAAATTA
This genomic interval from Tamlana carrageenivorans contains the following:
- a CDS encoding oxidoreductase; translated protein: MKHILPFFLVLFVLSCKKGRDTSTESSLEPIDEMPVVIHDDSLAISPITVEEHLILKNVNVVEVEGIFRYADVSIRTLEILKDKTLAFAANNGIFGMNDLKTGMWQTSIIERDTLTLNFRATAHTSSDFFMLSIENPALLYKTGDKGRMVLVYEEQGEGVFYDAMTFWDDKEGMAIGDSVNGCISVIITRDGGTTWKKLDCSQLPETEAGEGAFAASNTNIKTLGDKAWFGTTHGNIYYTEDRGQTWQVTKTVIASEGETQGIYSIDFYDELHGFAIGGDYKHPELNAANKIRTSDGGKTWELVAQNQKPGYSSCVQYVPRSGGKALVASSFQGIYYSIDSGNSWKEVTEAGFYALRFLNDSVAYGTGPGKIAKLTFKDSINSTY